The Musa acuminata AAA Group cultivar baxijiao chromosome BXJ2-2, Cavendish_Baxijiao_AAA, whole genome shotgun sequence genome has a segment encoding these proteins:
- the LOC135604736 gene encoding NAC domain-containing protein 54-like, with the protein MAEEIYEEPSGGYKFTPTDRILIVEYLHKKANDAPVPLDLIPEADVYAREPWWLSYEFEYAAEKGEFYYFTRMKRSNASNGRLSRIVGGFGHWRASIERKSVTDEEGRVIGTRMGFKFFVDVIDRQSNKKRTTGTKWVMYEYRLSGHLAHTRVDKEVILCHFKPSGRGIFSIGRQPTHQYELSSGWQSEEAYADTTHGVNPSCDTMIKAEEAGGFAAASLAATPLGQQAGYEHDPTPVQQSLLPLSAAVPPHARYEFDDLLESIVDNTSKPNVSGPVMQTATAACYDRRRPLSSAQGWLAQNPLVEGNSTPYHEDSPRKNLTGSSNSGWTLQQSGQSQFSWVEDSRHCFRSRRIAEWSQVHFANPSETSYNNGQPVLTRSSNKQGSPEPTVFNDDSGT; encoded by the coding sequence ATGGCGGAAGAAATCTACGAAGAGCCTTCCGGAGGATACAAGTTCACACCAACGGATCGCATATTGATTGTGGAGTACCTTCACAAGAAGGCCAATGACGCTCCCGTCCCTCTCGACCTCATCCCCGAAGCAGACGTCTATGCTCGAGAGCCATGGTGGCTGAGCTACGAGTTCGAGTACGCTGCGGAGAAGGGCGAGTTCTACTACTTCACCAGGATGAAGCGGTCCAACGCTTCCAACGGCAGGCTGAGCCGCATCGTCGGCGGGTTCGGCCACTGGAGAGCGAGCATCGAACGGAAGAGTGTCACCGACGAGGAGGGTCGCGTCATCGGGACTCGTATGGGTTTCAAGTTCTTCGTAGATGTGATCGATCGCCAAAGCAACAAGAAGAGGACCACGGGCACCAAGTGGGTCATGTACGAGTACAGGCTTTCCGGCCATTTGGCCCATACGCGTGTGGACAAGGAGGTGATCTTGTGCCACTTCAAGCCGTCGGGAAGGGGCATCTTCAGCATCGGGCGGCAGCCTACACATCAATACGAACTGAGCTCGGGGTGGCAGAGTGAGGAAGCCTATGCCGACACAACGCATGGTGTTAATCCCAGCTGTGACACCATGATCAAGGCGGAGGAGGCTGGCGGTTTCGCCGCTGCATCTCTCGCTGCGACGCCGCTGGGGCAGCAAGCAGGATACGAACACGACCCCACGCCTGTGCAGCAATCGCTGCTGCCCTTGAGCGCCGCCGTGCCACCCCACGCAAGATACGAATTTGATGACCTGCTAGAATCGATTGTGGATAACACCAGCAAACCTAATGTGTCAGGGCCGGTCATGCAAACTGCAACGGCAGCTTGCTATGACCGCCGCCGTCCGTTGTCTTCTGCGCAAGGCTGGCTGGCCCAGAATCCCTTGGTGGAGGGGAACAGCACGCCGTATCACGAGGATTCACCCAGGAAGAATCTGACGGGCAGCAGCAACAGTGGATGGACTCTGCAACAGAGCGGACAATCACAGTTTTCTTGGGTTGAAGACAGCAGACACTGCTTTCGAAGCCGCCGTATTGCAGAGTGGAGTCAAGTGCACTTTGCCAATCCATCTGAAACAAGCTACAACAATGGGCAACCAGTTCTGACTAGGAGCAGCAATAAGCAAGGGTCACCGGAGCCAACCGTCTTCAACGACGACTCAGGCACTTGA